The genomic DNA ATTCTACTAATGTTTAAAAATATTAGAAAGATAACGGAAAGTGTTTCTTTTACCTTTCTTGATGACATTACGAATATTTGAAAAAACAAACATTGGTCAAGCTGAAAATGTCTCCCTGAGCGTAGTCGAAGGGTTGTTTTAGTTCCTCATTATTTATGTTACCAAAATAATATGGTGCTGAAATCGAATCAGAATGACGTTTAAAAAATATCAAAATGTCGAATATACAACAAGCTTTACAAGAGCGTATTTTAGTGCTGGATGGTGCCATGGGTACGATGTTACAGGCTTATAAATTTACCGAAGAAGATTTTAGAGGGGATCGTTTTAAAGATTACCCAACGCCGTTGCAAGGTAATAATGACTTGCTGTCCATTACACAGCCAAAAGCGATTAAAGAAATACATGCTAAGTATTTTGAGGTCGGTGCAGATATTGTAGAAACGAATACCTTTTCCGGTACAACAATCGCTATGGCAGATTATCAAATGGAAGATTTGGTGTACGAACTTAATTATCAATCAGCAAAAATAGCCAGGGAAGTCGCTGATGAATTTACAGCAAAAGAACCTCATAAACCGCGTTTTGTAGCAGGATCAATAGGTCCAACAAACCGTACGGCAAGTATGTCTCCAGATGTTAATGATCCTGGTTACAGAGCTGTTACTTTTGACGAGTTACGTAAAGCGTATAAACAACAGGTAGAAGCTTTAATTGATGGAGGATCTGATTTGTTATTGGTGGAAACTGTTTTTGACACTTTAAATGCTAAAGCAGCTTTATTTGCTATAGAAGAAGTTAAAGACGAAAGAGGCATTGATATTCCTGTTATGTTGAGTGGTACGATCACAGATGCATCAGGAAGAACACTTTCTGGGCAAACAGCAGAAGCATTTTTAATTTCTGTTTCTCATATTCCACTATTATCGGTTGGTTTTAATTGTGCTTTGGGAGCTAACTTATTGCAACCACATTTAGAAGCCATTGCTTCCAAAACAGATTTTGCAATATCGGCACATCCCAATGCAGGATTGCCAAATGCTTTTGGAGAGTATGACGAAACACCAGAAGAAATGGGGGCTCAGATAGAAGAATATTTAAAAAAGAATTTAATAAATATTATAGGAGGCTGTTGTGGTACAAGTCCAGAACATATTAAAGTCATTGCAGACTTAGCTGCTAAGTACAAGCCAAGGACTGTTATTCCTGAGAAAACAGAAACCTTATAAAAACCTGACAGGTCTCGCTAAGTAAATAAAACATGATACTCGAAGTAGCCATATTAAATATTAAAAAAGGACTTTCAACAGATTTTGAAAAAGCTTTTAGTGAGGCTAAGAATATAATTTCTTCAATGAAAGGATATATATCCCACGAATTAAAAAAGTGTGTCGAACAAGAAGATAAATATATATTATTAGTCAATTGGGAAACGATTGAAGACCATGAAGTAGGGTTCAGAAAATCGAATGAATATCAAAAATGGAAAGCTTTATTACATCATTTTTACGAACCATTCCCAATTGTAGAACATTATAAATAATGAGAAATAAAAACGATAAAGACCCAATTAAAAAAGTCTCTTCCCTTTGGGGAGAGGTTGGAGTGGGGAAGAAATACATGCGTTTATCAGGATTAGAACCACTAGTCCTTAACGAAAACAGTAATTTTATTAATGTTGGAGAACGTACTAATGTTGCAGGGTCGCGTAAATTCTTAAGATTAATAAAAGAAGAGAAATTTGATGAGGCGCTGGATATTGCACGGCATCAGGTAGACGGAGGTGCACAAATAATAGACATTAATATGGACGATGGTCTTATTGATGGAAAAGAATCTATGGTTCGCTTTTTAAATTTAATCGCTGCCGAACCAGATATTTGCCGTGTGCCTATTATGATAGATAGCTCTAAATGGGAAATCATTGAAGCCGGACTTCAAGTAGTACAGGGGAAATGTGTTGTAAACTCTATTTCTTTAAAAGAAGGAGAAGAAAAGTTTATCTGGGAAGCAAAACAGATCAAGCGATATGGAGCTGCGGTTATCGTGATGGCGTTTGATGAGGTTGGTCAAGCAGATAATTATGAGAGACGTATTGAAATATCTAAGCGTTCTTATGATGTTCTGGTAAATAAAGTTGGCTTTCCATCAGAAGACATTATTTTCGATTTAAATATATTTCCTGTAGCAACAGGAATGGAAGAACACCGCAGAAATGCGATTGATTTCATTGAAGCAACACGTTGGGTACGCGAAAATTTACCAAATGTAAGTGTTAGTGGTGGTGTGAGTAATGTGTCCTTTTCTTTTAGAGGAAATGATCGCGTTCGGGAAGCTATGCACTCGGTATTTCTATACTATGCCATTCAAGCTGGTATGAATATGGGAATTGTAAACCCAGCGCTTTTAGAGGTATATGATGATATTCCTAAAGATTTATTAGAACATGTTGAAGATGTTATTCTAGACAGAAGAGATGACGCTACCGAGCGTTTATTGGATTTTGCTGAAACTGTAAAAGGATCTACAAAAGAAAAGACTGTAGATTTATCATGGAGAGAGCTTTCACTTCAAGAACGTATTACACATGCTTTAGTAAAAGGAATTGATGCTTACATTATTGAAGATGTAGAACAAGCTAGGCAAGAAGCCGAAAAGCCAATAGAAGTTATTGAAGGTCATTTAATGATAGGAATGAATGTGGTGGGTGATTTGTTTGGAGCAGGAAAAATGTTCTTGCCACAAGTAGTAAAATCGGCAAGGGTTATGAAAAAAGCAGTATCCTATTTAAACCCATTTATTGAAGCCGAAAAAGGCGAAAAACAAGAAGCGTTAGGAAAAGTATTAATGGCAACCGTAAAAGGAGATGTCCACGATATTGGAAAAAATATTGTGAGTGTTGTTTTAGGCTGTAATAATTACGAAATAGTTGATCTTGGCGTTATGGTGCCACCAGAAAAGATAATTTCTGAAGCGAAAGAACATAATGTAGACGCCATTGGCCTATCAGGTTTAATCACACCATCTTTAGACGAAATGGTGTATTTAGCTAAAGAAATGGAACGTCAAAACTTCTCTGTGCCGTTACTTATAGGGGGAGCAACAACATCTAAAGCACATACTGCGGTGAAAATAGATCCACAGTATAAAAATGCTGTAGTACATGTAAACGATGCATCCAGAGCAGTAACGGTTGTTGGAGATTTATTGAATAAGAAAACGTCCAATGCATATGTTGCAAAACTTAAAAAGGATTATGATGAATTTCGTGAGAAATTTTTAAAACGAGGCAAAGAGAAGTCTTATATATCCATAGAAGAAGCACGACGTAAAAAATACAGCATAGACTGGGAAACGTCCAATATAGTTAAGCCTAACGAATTAGGCGTTCAAATATTAAAG from Flavivirga abyssicola includes the following:
- a CDS encoding homocysteine S-methyltransferase family protein, which translates into the protein MSNIQQALQERILVLDGAMGTMLQAYKFTEEDFRGDRFKDYPTPLQGNNDLLSITQPKAIKEIHAKYFEVGADIVETNTFSGTTIAMADYQMEDLVYELNYQSAKIAREVADEFTAKEPHKPRFVAGSIGPTNRTASMSPDVNDPGYRAVTFDELRKAYKQQVEALIDGGSDLLLVETVFDTLNAKAALFAIEEVKDERGIDIPVMLSGTITDASGRTLSGQTAEAFLISVSHIPLLSVGFNCALGANLLQPHLEAIASKTDFAISAHPNAGLPNAFGEYDETPEEMGAQIEEYLKKNLINIIGGCCGTSPEHIKVIADLAAKYKPRTVIPEKTETL
- a CDS encoding antibiotic biosynthesis monooxygenase family protein, translating into MILEVAILNIKKGLSTDFEKAFSEAKNIISSMKGYISHELKKCVEQEDKYILLVNWETIEDHEVGFRKSNEYQKWKALLHHFYEPFPIVEHYK
- the metH gene encoding methionine synthase; this encodes MRLSGLEPLVLNENSNFINVGERTNVAGSRKFLRLIKEEKFDEALDIARHQVDGGAQIIDINMDDGLIDGKESMVRFLNLIAAEPDICRVPIMIDSSKWEIIEAGLQVVQGKCVVNSISLKEGEEKFIWEAKQIKRYGAAVIVMAFDEVGQADNYERRIEISKRSYDVLVNKVGFPSEDIIFDLNIFPVATGMEEHRRNAIDFIEATRWVRENLPNVSVSGGVSNVSFSFRGNDRVREAMHSVFLYYAIQAGMNMGIVNPALLEVYDDIPKDLLEHVEDVILDRRDDATERLLDFAETVKGSTKEKTVDLSWRELSLQERITHALVKGIDAYIIEDVEQARQEAEKPIEVIEGHLMIGMNVVGDLFGAGKMFLPQVVKSARVMKKAVSYLNPFIEAEKGEKQEALGKVLMATVKGDVHDIGKNIVSVVLGCNNYEIVDLGVMVPPEKIISEAKEHNVDAIGLSGLITPSLDEMVYLAKEMERQNFSVPLLIGGATTSKAHTAVKIDPQYKNAVVHVNDASRAVTVVGDLLNKKTSNAYVAKLKKDYDEFREKFLKRGKEKSYISIEEARRKKYSIDWETSNIVKPNELGVQILKQLSLKELLPFIDWKPFFISWDLHGKFPEILTDEVVGEQATQLYEDAQAMIKQIVAKQLLKPKAVFGLFEANTINDDDISIQKKGREIAVFRTLRQQLKKREGIPNIALSDFIAPKETGKTDYMGAFCVGIFGAQELATYYKKKEDDYNSIMAQAIADRFAEAFAEYLHKQVRTKHWGYASDEDLSNEELIKETYKGIRPAPGYPACPDHLEKETIWELLDVEKLIGVSLTESLAMWPAAAVSGYYFGNPEAKYFGLGKITDDQVTDYATRKGIKKDKARKWLHPNLAEE